Proteins encoded in a region of the Pigmentiphaga litoralis genome:
- a CDS encoding helix-turn-helix transcriptional regulator has protein sequence MAAGIRTYTMQERAQHLDFDIRRENARDPLAAPHRHAYFQIQINLAGDTQQHIGATVRPFRPGMLSFVLPYRMHCVPHPPGSLYYILSFGQRFLRSDLDVDPLDLEDVPLARAPELAPFLAQESMDFELDGADRAEMLQLCEQMYADNAQRGFYTLETLRARLLLLIGLVCRKYAGQIEQAAGAGTSHHGRREAMARVIRHIREHLAERLTLDSAAAAACLSPNYLAHLIKKETGRTFVDLVTERRIEQSRELLMQTSLRVSDIARQVGFADEAYFSRRFRQVCGASPVAFRAAARQAVEPPVLSKRITHASLSLSPEDR, from the coding sequence ATGGCCGCCGGGATCCGGACCTACACGATGCAGGAACGGGCGCAGCACCTGGATTTCGACATCCGGCGCGAGAACGCCCGCGATCCGCTGGCCGCGCCGCATCGTCATGCCTATTTCCAGATCCAGATCAACCTGGCGGGCGATACGCAGCAGCACATCGGCGCCACCGTGCGGCCGTTCCGGCCGGGCATGCTTTCGTTCGTGCTGCCCTACCGCATGCATTGCGTGCCGCATCCGCCCGGATCGCTGTATTACATCCTCAGCTTCGGTCAGCGCTTCCTGCGCAGCGATCTCGATGTGGATCCGCTGGACCTGGAAGACGTTCCGCTGGCCCGGGCGCCCGAACTGGCGCCTTTCCTGGCGCAGGAATCCATGGACTTCGAGCTTGACGGCGCGGACCGGGCCGAGATGCTGCAGCTGTGCGAGCAGATGTACGCCGACAACGCGCAGCGCGGCTTCTATACGCTGGAAACACTGCGCGCCCGCCTGCTGCTGCTGATCGGCCTGGTCTGCCGCAAATATGCCGGCCAGATCGAGCAGGCAGCGGGCGCGGGCACGTCGCATCACGGCCGGCGGGAGGCCATGGCGCGCGTGATCCGGCATATTCGCGAGCATCTGGCCGAACGGCTGACCCTGGACAGCGCGGCCGCCGCGGCCTGCCTGTCGCCCAACTATCTGGCCCATCTCATCAAGAAAGAGACCGGCCGTACGTTTGTGGATCTGGTCACGGAACGGCGGATCGAACAGTCCAGGGAACTGCTCATGCAGACGTCCTTGCGGGTGTCCGATATTGCCCGGCAGGTGGGGTTTGCCGACGAGGCCTACTTTTCCCGCCGGTTCCGGCAGGTGTGCGGCGCCAGCCCGGTTGCGTTTCGCGCCGCCGCCCGCCAGGCCGTCGAGCCCCCGGTTTTGTCCAAGCGAATCACACATGCGTCCCTGTCGCTGTCCCCCGAAGACCGATAA
- the dprA gene encoding DNA-processing protein DprA — MSSLSASASVSVSASVSASDSVAAWLRLSLEPGVGPVTAYHLLQEFGPPDQLYAQDFDTLSAKLPLPLARQLAARADDATRRRIDEALAWADQPGNYLMTLNDRHYPPALLVTHDPPTLLYVKGLPSLLGRHGLAIVGSRNATPDGLGHAREFAQHLASLGYTIVSGLALGIDAAAHEGALAAGAEGGGTLAVVGTGADVVYPRRNRLLAHRIADQGAIVSELPLGTRALAHHFPRRNRLVAGLSKGVLVVEAAVHSGSLITARIAADIGRDVFAIPGSIHSPLSRGCHVLLRQGAKLVECSQDIVDELTDQPVAAQASLPLTAFPDTTTAPRAHPATPSNATFALPPMSPEDLALLRAMGFRAISPDMVSYRLGVPIQDVLARLLPLELRGLVDRLNGGSYQVTGRTAKALAEQLAREAQAVAPEGADGADGADGADGD, encoded by the coding sequence ATGTCTTCTCTTTCCGCTTCTGCTTCCGTTTCGGTCTCTGCTTCTGTTTCCGCTTCAGACTCCGTGGCCGCGTGGCTGCGGCTGTCTCTGGAACCGGGCGTTGGCCCCGTTACCGCCTATCACCTGCTGCAGGAATTCGGGCCGCCCGACCAGCTGTACGCCCAGGACTTCGACACCCTGTCCGCCAAGCTGCCCTTGCCCCTGGCCAGGCAGCTTGCGGCCCGGGCCGATGACGCAACACGCCGTCGCATTGACGAGGCGCTGGCCTGGGCCGACCAGCCTGGCAACTACCTGATGACGCTGAACGACCGGCACTATCCGCCCGCGCTGCTCGTCACCCATGATCCCCCGACGCTGCTGTATGTAAAAGGGCTGCCGTCGCTGCTGGGGCGCCACGGGCTGGCCATCGTGGGCTCGCGCAACGCCACGCCGGACGGCCTGGGCCATGCGCGCGAATTCGCCCAGCATCTGGCAAGTCTGGGCTACACGATCGTGAGCGGCCTTGCGCTGGGCATCGATGCCGCGGCACACGAAGGCGCCCTGGCAGCCGGTGCCGAAGGGGGCGGCACGCTGGCGGTGGTCGGCACCGGTGCGGACGTCGTCTACCCCCGACGCAACCGTCTGCTGGCCCACCGGATTGCCGACCAGGGCGCGATCGTGTCCGAACTGCCCCTGGGCACCCGCGCCCTGGCGCACCACTTTCCGCGCCGCAACCGGCTCGTGGCGGGGCTGTCGAAAGGCGTGCTGGTGGTCGAGGCGGCCGTGCACAGCGGCTCGCTGATCACCGCCCGGATCGCGGCCGACATCGGGCGCGACGTGTTCGCGATCCCGGGGTCTATCCATTCGCCTTTATCCCGGGGCTGCCACGTTCTGCTGCGCCAAGGTGCGAAGCTGGTGGAATGTTCGCAGGACATTGTGGATGAGCTGACCGACCAGCCGGTGGCCGCGCAAGCATCCTTGCCGCTGACCGCATTCCCTGACACCACGACAGCGCCCAGGGCCCACCCCGCCACCCCCAGCAACGCGACCTTTGCCTTGCCGCCCATGTCACCCGAAGACCTGGCGCTGCTGCGGGCGATGGGATTTCGCGCCATCAGCCCCGACATGGTCTCGTATCGGCTGGGCGTTCCCATCCAGGACGTGCTGGCGCGATTGCTGCCGCTGGAATTGCGGGGCCTGGTAGATCGGCTGAATGGAGGCAGCTACCAGGTCACCGGGCGAACCGCCAAGGCACTGGCGGAACAGCTGGCGCGGGAAGCGCAGGCCGTGGCCCCCGAGGGCGCGGATGGCGCGGATGGCGCGGATGGCGCGGATGGCGATTAA
- a CDS encoding DUF494 family protein, with amino-acid sequence MFDILVYLFENYFTPEACPDPDTLARKLAAAGFEDDEIDDALSWLSGLAETTHRCVDLALVPSHSTRIYADVEYRALGSEAIGFVSFLESAGVLSAPLREIIIDRATALVESPVPIEKLKIIVLMVLWSQETEIDNLILEELLEDGSARQIH; translated from the coding sequence ATGTTCGATATTCTCGTCTACCTCTTCGAGAACTACTTCACGCCGGAAGCCTGTCCGGACCCGGATACGCTGGCGCGAAAACTCGCCGCTGCCGGATTCGAAGACGACGAAATCGACGATGCTCTGTCGTGGCTGTCCGGCCTCGCAGAAACCACGCATCGTTGCGTCGATCTTGCCCTTGTTCCCAGCCACAGCACCCGCATCTACGCCGATGTGGAATACCGTGCGCTGGGTTCCGAGGCGATTGGCTTTGTGAGTTTTCTCGAGTCTGCCGGCGTCCTGTCGGCCCCCCTGCGCGAGATCATCATCGACCGGGCAACTGCGCTCGTCGAATCCCCCGTACCCATCGAAAAACTCAAAATTATTGTGCTGATGGTACTGTGGAGCCAGGAAACCGAGATCGACAACCTGATCCTGGAAGAGCTGCTCGAAGACGGCAGCGCGCGCCAAATCCACTGA
- a CDS encoding DNA topoisomerase III, whose amino-acid sequence MGKTLIIAEKPSVALDISRALGGFKREGEYFESDEHVLSSSVGHLLTLVAPNDPVKGKWSFTHLPVIPPEFGLGPADKRSEERLRLLVRLLKRKDVDAVINACDAGREGELIFRYIVQYAKTNKPIQRLWLQSMTQQAIRDAFNDLRSDAIMQPLEAAARSRAEADWLVGINGTRAMTAFNSKDGGFFKTPVGRVQTPTLAIVAEREERIRKFVSRDFWEVRAQFAAAAGTYDGRWFDPKHTKDPLDPEKRDSRVWTQAAADEIVAACRDGVGTVTEESKPSSQLSGLLYDLTTLQREANSRFGFSAKTTLSLAQTLYERHKALTYPRTDSRYLPEDYIQTVQQTMQTLTEGKPAYAQHASTIIKNQWVRPNRRIFDNKKVSDHFAIIPTLQAPRELSEAEAKLYDMVVKRFLAVFFPAAEFLLTTRITEVNTHRFKTEGKVLVNAGWMAVYGRDTVGEDATLTAVAPDEKVKTQSVEAVGLATKPPARYTEATLLSAMEGAGKLVEDEELREAMSARGLGTPATRAGIIEGLINEVYLRREGRELVPTAKARQLMTLLSGLDVDELTSPELTGEWEHKLSQIEQGALAREAFMQEIARMTEVIVKRAKEYDRDTVPGDYATLTTPCPKCSKVVKENYRRYACTACDFSIGKHPGGRTFEQSEVEELLAKKEIGPLNGFISKMGRPFSAILRITDEFKLEFDFGQADDEAAEAIDFSGHTPVGPCPKCSNRVFEWGMSYLCEKSVGPERSCDFKSGKVILQQDISTEQMGKLLNEGRTDLLQNFVSSRTNRKFKAFLTRGPDGKVGFEFEPRPAKPGKAPAKTANGEAAEAGTGRAPAKKAPAKKAATKKTAVKKTAVKKAAAKKAPAKKAAAKKAAVKKAAA is encoded by the coding sequence ATGGGCAAGACACTGATCATCGCCGAGAAACCCTCGGTAGCGCTGGATATTTCGCGAGCCCTGGGCGGCTTCAAGCGCGAGGGCGAGTACTTCGAAAGCGACGAACACGTCCTTTCCTCGAGCGTCGGCCACCTGCTGACGCTCGTCGCACCCAACGACCCGGTCAAGGGCAAGTGGAGCTTCACGCACCTGCCGGTGATTCCGCCCGAATTCGGCCTGGGTCCCGCCGACAAGCGGTCGGAAGAACGCTTGCGCCTGCTGGTGCGCCTGCTGAAACGCAAGGACGTCGATGCCGTTATCAACGCCTGCGACGCGGGACGCGAGGGAGAACTGATCTTTCGCTACATCGTCCAGTACGCCAAGACGAACAAGCCGATCCAGCGCCTGTGGCTGCAGTCCATGACGCAACAGGCAATCCGCGACGCGTTCAACGACCTGCGCAGCGACGCCATCATGCAGCCGCTCGAAGCGGCGGCACGGTCGCGCGCCGAGGCCGACTGGCTGGTCGGCATCAACGGCACGCGGGCCATGACTGCGTTCAACAGCAAGGACGGCGGCTTCTTCAAGACGCCGGTCGGCCGGGTGCAGACGCCCACGCTGGCCATCGTGGCCGAACGCGAAGAACGCATCCGCAAGTTCGTATCGCGAGATTTCTGGGAAGTCCGTGCGCAGTTTGCTGCGGCGGCGGGCACCTATGACGGCCGCTGGTTCGATCCCAAGCACACCAAAGATCCGCTGGACCCGGAAAAGCGCGACTCGCGCGTCTGGACCCAGGCTGCCGCCGACGAGATCGTGGCGGCATGCCGCGATGGCGTGGGCACGGTTACGGAAGAATCCAAGCCGTCGAGCCAGCTGTCGGGCCTGCTGTATGACCTGACCACGCTGCAGCGCGAGGCCAACTCGCGCTTCGGCTTCTCGGCCAAGACCACGCTGTCGCTGGCGCAGACGCTGTACGAACGCCACAAGGCGCTGACCTACCCGCGGACCGACTCGCGCTATCTGCCCGAAGACTATATCCAGACCGTCCAGCAGACCATGCAGACGCTGACCGAAGGCAAGCCCGCCTACGCGCAGCATGCGTCGACGATCATCAAGAATCAGTGGGTCCGGCCCAATCGCCGCATTTTCGACAACAAGAAAGTGTCGGATCACTTTGCGATCATCCCGACCCTGCAGGCTCCCCGCGAACTGAGCGAGGCCGAAGCCAAGCTGTACGACATGGTCGTCAAGCGCTTCCTGGCCGTGTTCTTCCCGGCGGCCGAATTCCTGCTGACCACCCGCATCACCGAAGTGAACACGCATCGCTTCAAGACCGAAGGCAAGGTGCTGGTGAATGCCGGCTGGATGGCCGTGTATGGCCGCGATACGGTCGGCGAAGACGCGACCCTGACGGCCGTGGCGCCCGACGAGAAGGTCAAGACGCAAAGCGTCGAGGCCGTGGGCCTGGCGACCAAGCCGCCCGCGCGCTACACCGAAGCGACGCTGCTGTCGGCCATGGAAGGCGCTGGCAAGCTGGTGGAAGACGAAGAACTGCGCGAGGCCATGTCGGCACGCGGGCTGGGCACCCCGGCCACGCGCGCGGGCATCATCGAAGGCCTGATCAACGAGGTGTACCTGCGCCGCGAAGGCCGCGAACTGGTGCCGACCGCCAAGGCGCGCCAGCTGATGACGCTGCTGTCGGGCCTGGACGTGGACGAACTGACGTCGCCGGAACTGACGGGCGAGTGGGAACACAAGCTCAGCCAGATCGAACAGGGTGCACTCGCACGCGAAGCCTTCATGCAGGAAATCGCGCGGATGACGGAAGTGATCGTCAAGCGCGCGAAGGAATACGACCGCGATACGGTGCCCGGCGACTACGCGACCCTGACCACGCCCTGCCCCAAATGCAGCAAGGTGGTGAAGGAAAACTATCGCCGCTATGCGTGCACGGCGTGCGACTTTTCGATCGGCAAGCATCCCGGCGGCCGCACTTTCGAGCAATCGGAAGTGGAAGAATTGCTGGCCAAGAAAGAGATCGGCCCGCTCAACGGATTCATCAGCAAGATGGGCCGGCCCTTCTCGGCCATCTTGCGCATCACCGACGAGTTCAAGCTGGAATTCGACTTTGGCCAGGCCGATGACGAAGCGGCAGAAGCCATCGACTTTTCCGGCCACACGCCGGTCGGCCCGTGCCCGAAGTGCTCGAACCGGGTGTTCGAATGGGGCATGAGCTACCTGTGCGAAAAGTCGGTGGGGCCGGAACGCAGCTGCGACTTCAAGTCGGGCAAGGTGATCCTGCAGCAAGACATTTCGACCGAACAGATGGGCAAGTTGCTGAACGAAGGCCGTACGGATCTGCTGCAGAATTTCGTGTCCAGCCGCACCAACCGCAAGTTCAAGGCGTTCCTGACGCGCGGTCCGGACGGCAAGGTGGGCTTCGAGTTCGAGCCGCGTCCGGCCAAGCCGGGCAAGGCCCCGGCCAAGACGGCGAATGGTGAGGCCGCCGAGGCCGGCACGGGCCGGGCACCCGCCAAGAAGGCTCCTGCAAAGAAGGCAGCAACCAAGAAGACGGCAGTGAAGAAGACTGCCGTCAAAAAGGCCGCTGCCAAGAAGGCGCCCGCGAAAAAGGCCGCGGCCAAGAAAGCGGCGGTAAAGAAGGCTGCTGCATAA
- a CDS encoding SET domain-containing protein, giving the protein MGIPPKPWHVVKRSRIHGNGIYAKRKIPAGVRIMEYIGELISSAEADRRHPVNPDDPFHTFFFALGNGKVIDGSQGGNDARWINHSCEPNCETEETDDGRIFVVSLQPIPRGEELFYDYGLVIDARYTQKLKDEYKCLCGSAHCRGTMLAPKARKRK; this is encoded by the coding sequence ATGGGGATTCCGCCCAAGCCCTGGCATGTGGTCAAGCGTTCCCGCATCCACGGCAATGGCATCTATGCCAAACGCAAGATCCCGGCAGGCGTGCGGATCATGGAATACATCGGCGAGCTGATCAGCAGCGCCGAGGCGGACCGCCGTCATCCGGTGAATCCGGACGATCCTTTCCATACCTTCTTTTTTGCGCTGGGCAACGGCAAGGTGATCGATGGCAGCCAGGGCGGCAATGACGCCCGCTGGATCAATCATTCGTGCGAGCCCAATTGCGAGACGGAAGAGACCGATGACGGCCGCATTTTCGTGGTGTCCTTGCAGCCGATTCCGCGTGGCGAAGAACTGTTCTACGACTACGGCCTGGTGATCGACGCGCGCTATACGCAGAAGCTCAAGGACGAGTACAAGTGCCTGTGCGGATCGGCGCACTGCCGCGGCACGATGCTGGCACCCAAGGCGCGCAAACGAAAATGA
- a CDS encoding glycine zipper 2TM domain-containing protein — MSPFKRIGAPFPVIRRERGAASLHPLIAAAAVCLIIMSGVAVAVMTGVLPSPMAKSGPESQLSADARELEADTVASRFGKGPTTTAMAPVRSAEPVERAVERAPVERAPEPAPQRLAAVNRCSDCGVVTSVRAVKVEGQGSGVGAVGGGVVGGLVGNQFGGGNGRTALTLLGAAGGALAGHEVEKHVRSTTSYQMTVRMDNGTTRTFRSASPYNWREGDPVRVINGRVSSRNVESGMQSVRVNDAG, encoded by the coding sequence ATGTCCCCATTCAAACGCATTGGCGCCCCATTTCCAGTGATCAGGCGCGAGCGCGGCGCCGCGTCGCTGCATCCGCTGATCGCTGCGGCAGCCGTGTGTCTCATCATCATGTCAGGCGTAGCCGTCGCCGTCATGACAGGCGTCCTGCCCTCTCCGATGGCCAAGTCCGGACCGGAAAGCCAACTCAGCGCCGATGCGCGCGAGCTGGAAGCCGACACGGTTGCCAGCCGTTTTGGCAAGGGCCCCACGACGACCGCCATGGCGCCGGTGCGCAGCGCCGAGCCTGTTGAACGTGCAGTCGAACGCGCACCGGTCGAGCGCGCCCCAGAGCCCGCGCCACAACGGCTTGCCGCCGTGAATCGCTGCTCGGATTGCGGTGTCGTCACCAGCGTACGTGCCGTCAAGGTCGAAGGCCAGGGCAGTGGTGTGGGGGCAGTTGGCGGCGGTGTCGTCGGCGGCCTGGTCGGCAATCAGTTCGGCGGCGGCAATGGCCGGACGGCACTGACGTTGCTGGGCGCGGCCGGTGGCGCGCTGGCGGGTCATGAAGTCGAAAAGCACGTGCGCAGCACGACCAGCTATCAGATGACGGTCCGCATGGACAACGGCACCACGCGCACCTTCCGCAGCGCCTCGCCCTACAACTGGCGCGAAGGCGATCCGGTGCGTGTGATCAATGGCCGCGTCAGCTCGCGCAACGTCGAGTCCGGCATGCAGTCGGTCCGGGTGAACGACGCCGGTTAA
- a CDS encoding DUF3717 domain-containing protein, producing MHMTLNDIEQAINFWRQRHPSTGEEQRLCAEANALATPYAQMIMAHQREIDLETLPKTAQRALAVWFEHRTRQAQQQAQQ from the coding sequence ATGCACATGACCTTGAACGACATCGAACAAGCCATCAACTTCTGGCGGCAACGTCATCCGTCGACGGGCGAAGAGCAGCGCCTGTGCGCCGAAGCCAACGCACTGGCGACGCCGTATGCGCAGATGATCATGGCGCATCAGCGCGAGATCGACCTGGAAACCTTGCCGAAAACGGCGCAGCGCGCGCTGGCCGTCTGGTTCGAGCACCGGACGCGGCAGGCGCAACAGCAGGCACAGCAGTAG
- a CDS encoding NUDIX hydrolase → MLDFLLDRARVPVPSTSLELRIAGRACGWVAADVPALLTDLSADFALDPTTLHFLPSQAQLVGALGWPTATVSALMERVAKTLYAAGRLTGWRNELLDVVDDKGEVRGVIERAAVRPLGIATHAVHLDAWTPDGDLWIAQRALTKNTDPGMWDTLVGGLISAGETPEFALERESWEEAGLHASALANSHRVGQFRVERVLPEGYQVEIVTVVDCVLDKDAQPENQDGEVIAIRAAPVKEVLGLLADGAFTLEASLSLLLSLDARGIQTGVERDALRRLALPR, encoded by the coding sequence GTGCTGGATTTTCTTCTTGACCGGGCCCGGGTGCCTGTCCCATCGACTTCCCTTGAACTGCGCATCGCCGGCCGCGCCTGCGGCTGGGTCGCGGCCGACGTTCCCGCACTGCTGACCGACCTGTCCGCCGACTTTGCGCTGGACCCCACCACGCTGCACTTTCTGCCCTCGCAGGCGCAACTGGTGGGCGCCTTGGGCTGGCCCACCGCAACCGTCAGTGCACTGATGGAACGCGTGGCCAAGACCCTGTATGCGGCCGGCCGCCTGACCGGCTGGCGCAACGAACTGCTCGATGTGGTGGACGACAAGGGGGAGGTGCGTGGCGTGATCGAACGGGCCGCCGTGCGTCCATTGGGCATCGCGACGCATGCCGTGCACCTGGACGCCTGGACGCCCGACGGCGACCTGTGGATCGCGCAGCGCGCGCTGACCAAGAACACCGACCCCGGCATGTGGGACACCCTGGTGGGCGGACTGATCAGTGCGGGGGAAACGCCGGAATTTGCGCTGGAACGCGAGAGCTGGGAAGAAGCCGGACTGCATGCGTCGGCCCTCGCCAACAGCCACCGCGTAGGCCAGTTCCGGGTTGAACGCGTCTTGCCCGAGGGCTACCAGGTCGAGATCGTGACGGTGGTCGATTGTGTGCTCGACAAGGACGCGCAGCCAGAAAACCAGGACGGCGAAGTCATCGCGATCCGGGCTGCGCCAGTCAAGGAAGTGCTGGGCCTGCTGGCCGACGGCGCCTTCACGCTTGAAGCGTCCCTGTCCTTGCTGTTGAGCCTGGACGCGCGTGGGATCCAGACCGGCGTCGAACGCGATGCATTGCGGCGCCTGGCCTTGCCGCGCTGA
- a CDS encoding AraC family transcriptional regulator, which produces MIDLLKELAPSEGYTQSPLDSVRYMRANGPLGRTPVLYEPSIVIVCQGRKRGFFGDQVYVYDAQHYLVLSVPLPFSTETEASADEPMLGVALRIDLAMLSDLLMTLDHADAAIADAPRGMVATRLDDRLAAAAVRLLEALRSRVETQVLGPAIVREIAYLVLMGEQGGALRAALTSQGQFGKVAKALRRIHADYASSLDVGQLAREAGMSGPAFHAHFKAVTHTSPIQYLKSTRLHQARLLMIRQGLTAAAASARVGYESPSQFSREFKRFFGRSPVEEAGYMKTLFALTPARSEGGRYVTAH; this is translated from the coding sequence ATGATCGACCTGCTGAAGGAACTCGCGCCGTCCGAGGGATACACCCAATCGCCGCTCGACAGCGTGCGCTACATGCGCGCGAACGGGCCGCTGGGGCGCACCCCGGTGCTGTACGAACCCAGCATCGTCATCGTCTGCCAGGGCCGCAAACGCGGCTTTTTTGGCGACCAGGTCTACGTGTACGACGCGCAGCATTACCTGGTGCTGTCCGTGCCGCTGCCGTTTTCAACCGAGACCGAAGCGTCCGCCGACGAACCCATGCTGGGCGTGGCGCTGCGCATCGACCTGGCCATGCTGTCCGATCTGCTGATGACGCTGGACCATGCCGATGCCGCGATCGCCGACGCGCCGCGGGGCATGGTCGCCACCCGGCTCGACGACCGGCTGGCCGCGGCGGCGGTCAGGTTGCTCGAGGCCTTGCGCTCGCGGGTCGAAACGCAAGTCCTTGGCCCCGCCATCGTGCGCGAGATCGCATACCTGGTGCTGATGGGCGAGCAGGGCGGCGCCTTGCGGGCTGCGCTCACCAGCCAGGGGCAGTTCGGCAAGGTCGCGAAGGCGTTGCGGCGGATTCATGCCGACTACGCGTCGTCGCTGGATGTTGGCCAATTGGCGCGTGAGGCGGGCATGAGCGGACCGGCCTTCCACGCGCACTTCAAGGCCGTGACGCACACGTCGCCCATCCAATATCTGAAGTCGACGCGGTTGCATCAGGCGCGGCTGCTGATGATCCGGCAGGGGCTGACGGCCGCGGCGGCGTCGGCGCGGGTGGGGTATGAAAGCCCCTCGCAGTTCAGCCGCGAGTTCAAACGCTTCTTTGGCCGCAGCCCGGTGGAAGAGGCCGGCTACATGAAGACGTTGTTTGCGCTGACACCGGCTCGATCAGAAGGCGGGCGGTACGTGACCGCACACTGA
- a CDS encoding SDR family oxidoreductase, with translation MTTTTPPVQTLSTTDRKVILITGASSGIGEATARRLAQAGHTLMLGARRVDRLHVLADDLRATGATVHVQALDVTQLDSVQAFATEAQHRFGRIDVIVNNAGVMPLSRIDALKIDEWNRMIDVNIRGVLHGIAAVLPIMQAQRSGHVINVSSIGGHAVSPTAAVYCATKFAVAALSEGLRQEAGADLRVTVISPGVTESELAESISDEGGREEMRTFRRVAIPADAIARAMEYAINQPADVDVSEIIVRPTASPY, from the coding sequence ATGACGACGACCACTCCCCCTGTTCAGACACTTTCGACGACCGACCGCAAAGTCATCCTGATCACCGGCGCCAGCAGCGGCATCGGTGAAGCGACAGCCCGCCGCCTGGCGCAGGCCGGCCACACGCTGATGCTCGGCGCGCGCCGGGTCGACCGCCTGCACGTCTTGGCCGACGACCTGCGCGCAACCGGCGCCACGGTGCACGTCCAGGCGCTGGACGTGACGCAGCTGGACAGCGTGCAGGCCTTCGCGACCGAAGCGCAGCACCGCTTTGGCCGGATCGATGTGATCGTCAACAATGCGGGCGTGATGCCGCTGTCGCGGATCGACGCGTTGAAGATCGATGAATGGAATCGCATGATCGACGTCAACATTCGCGGTGTGCTGCATGGCATTGCGGCCGTATTGCCCATCATGCAGGCGCAGCGGTCAGGACATGTGATCAATGTGTCGTCGATCGGCGGCCATGCCGTGAGCCCGACCGCGGCGGTGTATTGCGCAACCAAGTTCGCCGTGGCCGCGTTGTCGGAAGGACTGCGGCAGGAAGCGGGTGCGGACCTGCGCGTCACTGTCATTTCTCCGGGGGTGACAGAATCGGAATTGGCCGAAAGCATTTCCGATGAAGGCGGCCGCGAAGAAATGCGCACCTTCCGCCGCGTCGCCATCCCCGCCGATGCCATTGCGCGCGCGATGGAATACGCGATCAACCAGCCGGCCGACGTGGACGTCAGCGAGATCATCGTGCGCCCGACCGCCAGCCCGTATTGA